The Neospora caninum Liverpool complete genome, chromosome IV genome segment CTCCGCCCTGTTTTCCCCGCGTAAAATCTGCATCACTTTGCTTTTTGTCGCTGTGCGTTTCGTACACACGTGTGCGGTAGGATTAATTTTCGTCGCAATTTAGTGGCTCGGTTCTCCCCCAATTCCCCGACAGCACACACAGCTTCTCGGAATTCCTTCCCTATTCCGGGGACACAAGAATTTTGCAGCAGAGTTGTTGCTTTCGAAAGCCCGTCTGTTTGGCTTTCTTCGCGAGCGTAAAATCACCCCCCGTGTGGTATCTGCTCTTTTACCCCTGCGAGAATTCGGAAGACGCCCGCATAAACCCTCCAACGGACGGCAGATACACATTCTACACAAAGCAAGTGGCGACGCCTTGGCGCGCTTGTCTCTGAAGATAGAACCACTTCAAAAAGCCCCGCAGTTCCACGTGCCAACTGCAAGTTGCAAGTTCCCCCGCTTTTTCACCGGATATTCTTGCGGTTGCCAACGTTTCGTGCCAAGCGGAACCACCGTCTACGAGGTCGACTTTCCCCTGCTACAGCTTCACCCAGGCGGTTGTTGTTATACGACCAACCAATCGCTtgcttttgcttcttttgtGGCCAGTTCCTTTCCCGTTGCGTGAGAGGTACGTACACCGCGAGTTTGtgctctccgcgtctcgtgTGCCGCCAGTCACCGTTTGCCCACcttcccgtttttttttgttctTCCCGTAAAACCGTCTCGACAGTCTCCGGTCATCCAAAATGATTTCCATTCTGGGCAACTTCCTCGGCTCTCTGCTCGTCATCGGGGTGAGCTTTCTTTATCCGGCGTACCTCACgttccgttttctgctgGCACACCGTGCTACAGGAGACTCTGCGTCGCGGTCCAATTTCCCCGCGGCGGAGTACATTCAGCATGTGTTCTACTGGGTTCTATATGCGTGGTTGTCGATTTTCATCCGTCTGGTGCTTTCCAAGATTTCTGCTTTCATTCCCTTCTACCATGAGCTGCTGGCAGCTCTCTTCTATTGGCTCGCCAGTCCG includes the following:
- a CDS encoding putative TB2/DP1, HVA22 domain-containing protein — protein: MISILGNFLGSLLVIGVSFLYPAYLTFRFLLAHRATGDSASRSNFPAAEYIQHVFYWVLYAWLSIFIRLVLSKISAFIPFYHELLAALFYWLASPEFKGAGWLWLVVLSPHYFTLDRTIREMYDCYCPPTVKAYLSQAADASGNAAEEAFRRDRSASKQLDRDSMKSK